One Deinococcus grandis DNA window includes the following coding sequences:
- a CDS encoding LLM class flavin-dependent oxidoreductase has protein sequence MSVSSPLPLSVLDLVPVPLGSSAAESVEAALAYAKAAEDAGFARYWVAEHHNMGALASSVPLAVLSAASQRTSRIRLGSGGVMLPNHAPLAVAEGYRLLSALAPDRVDLGLGRAPGTDGRTARALRGAQGLMEESFERQLADLIAFGTGQYPTGHPFAGTVAAPAGEGLFPPLWILSSSGYGAHVAAKAGAGLAFAWHINPDTAQARAAADAYRRAFEPSDAFPEARVLVAASVVTAPTAEEAEELSLPLGLMFLRLTRGESAPYPTVAEAKAYPYTPQERALADSMRRRAIIGDPATVAARLHALARDAAADEVIVSLNIPDAAQRRDTLKLVMDAVRAQETEALTLA, from the coding sequence ATGAGTGTGTCCTCTCCCCTGCCGCTGTCCGTGCTCGACCTCGTGCCCGTGCCGCTGGGCTCCAGCGCCGCCGAGTCGGTCGAGGCCGCGCTGGCGTACGCGAAGGCCGCCGAGGACGCCGGGTTCGCGCGCTACTGGGTGGCCGAGCACCACAACATGGGCGCGCTGGCGTCCAGCGTGCCGCTCGCGGTGCTCTCGGCCGCGTCGCAGCGCACCAGCCGCATCCGCCTGGGCTCGGGCGGCGTGATGCTCCCCAACCACGCGCCGCTGGCCGTCGCGGAAGGCTACCGGCTGCTGTCGGCCCTCGCGCCGGACCGGGTGGACCTGGGCCTGGGCCGCGCCCCCGGCACGGACGGCCGCACGGCCCGCGCCCTGCGGGGCGCACAGGGCCTGATGGAGGAATCCTTCGAGCGGCAACTCGCGGACCTGATCGCCTTCGGCACCGGGCAGTACCCCACCGGGCACCCCTTCGCGGGCACGGTGGCCGCCCCGGCAGGCGAGGGGCTGTTCCCGCCGCTGTGGATCCTGAGCAGCAGCGGCTACGGCGCGCACGTCGCCGCGAAAGCCGGGGCGGGGCTGGCGTTCGCGTGGCACATCAACCCGGACACCGCGCAGGCCCGCGCCGCCGCCGACGCGTACCGCCGCGCCTTCGAACCCTCCGACGCGTTCCCCGAGGCGCGCGTCCTCGTCGCCGCGAGCGTCGTCACCGCCCCCACCGCCGAGGAAGCCGAGGAACTCAGCCTGCCGCTGGGCCTGATGTTCCTGCGCCTCACGCGCGGCGAGAGCGCCCCCTACCCCACCGTCGCCGAGGCCAAGGCCTACCCCTACACCCCGCAGGAACGCGCGCTGGCCGACTCCATGCGGCGGCGCGCCATCATCGGCGACCCCGCCACCGTCGCCGCGCGCCTGCACGCCCTGGCCCGCGACGCGGCCGCCGACGAGGTGATCGTCAGCCTGAACATCCCCGACGCCGCCCAGCGCCGCGACACCCTGAAGCTGGTCATGGACGCCGTCCGCGCGCAGGAGACGGAAGCGCTCACCCTCGCCTGA
- the glcF gene encoding glycolate oxidase subunit GlcF yields the protein MNNDIPVQALGGQGEVMAHAVDACVHCGFCLPACPTYALLGDEMDSPRGRIVLMKEVLEGGLPLADAAPHLDRCLGCQACVTACPSGVPYGELITAFRGWSEPQRQRSALDRSKRWAILKALPAPKLFSVAARVGQFAKTLAPVLPAALRGPLDLLPESVPAMQPSPKVTPARGVQRGRVAFLVGCAQQALAPNFNAATLRVLARNGIEVVIPDGQGCCGAAALHTGARDEALKLVRANLDAFNPDDFDAILSNAAGCGAGLKEYPMVLHGEPDEARAKAFAAKVMDISEYLNTLLQNGELEPPVPASRPLTVAYHDACHLAHAQGVRAAPRALLRAIPGVRVLEVPEGDLCCGSAGTYNLEQPDLAGQLGARKAKNILSTTPDLIASGNIGCHTQIQSHVRRQGSPTPVLHTIEILDRAYRGEL from the coding sequence ATGAACAACGACATTCCCGTGCAGGCCCTGGGCGGCCAGGGCGAGGTGATGGCGCACGCCGTGGACGCCTGCGTGCACTGCGGCTTCTGCCTGCCCGCCTGCCCCACGTACGCGCTGCTGGGCGACGAGATGGACAGCCCGCGCGGCCGCATCGTGCTGATGAAGGAGGTGCTCGAAGGCGGCCTGCCGCTGGCGGACGCCGCGCCGCACCTCGACCGCTGCCTGGGCTGCCAGGCGTGCGTGACCGCCTGCCCCAGCGGCGTCCCGTACGGCGAACTGATCACGGCGTTCCGCGGCTGGAGCGAACCGCAGCGTCAGCGCAGTGCGCTTGACCGCTCGAAACGCTGGGCGATCCTCAAGGCCCTGCCCGCACCGAAGCTGTTCAGCGTGGCGGCGCGAGTGGGGCAGTTCGCGAAGACGCTCGCGCCCGTGCTGCCCGCCGCGCTGCGCGGCCCGCTGGACCTGCTGCCCGAATCCGTGCCCGCCATGCAGCCCAGCCCGAAGGTCACGCCTGCGCGTGGCGTGCAGCGGGGCCGGGTGGCGTTCCTGGTCGGGTGCGCGCAGCAGGCGCTCGCGCCGAACTTCAACGCAGCGACCCTGCGCGTCCTGGCCCGCAACGGTATCGAGGTCGTCATTCCCGACGGGCAGGGCTGCTGCGGCGCCGCCGCGCTGCACACCGGCGCGCGGGACGAGGCGCTGAAACTGGTCCGCGCGAACCTCGACGCCTTCAACCCCGACGACTTCGACGCGATCCTCTCGAACGCCGCCGGGTGCGGCGCTGGCCTCAAGGAATACCCGATGGTCCTGCACGGCGAACCCGACGAGGCCCGCGCGAAAGCCTTCGCGGCGAAGGTCATGGACATCAGCGAGTACCTGAACACGCTGCTCCAGAACGGGGAACTGGAACCCCCGGTCCCCGCCAGCCGCCCGCTGACGGTCGCGTACCACGACGCCTGCCACCTCGCCCACGCGCAGGGCGTCCGCGCCGCCCCCCGCGCCCTGCTGCGCGCCATCCCCGGCGTCCGCGTGCTGGAAGTCCCGGAAGGCGACCTCTGCTGCGGCTCGGCCGGCACGTACAACCTCGAACAGCCCGACCTCGCCGGGCAGCTCGGGGCGCGCAAGGCGAAGAACATCCTCTCCACCACCCCGGACCTGATCGCCAGCGGGAACATCGGCTGCCACACCCAGATTCAGAGTCACGTCCGCCGCCAGGGCAGCCCCACGCCCGTCCTGCACACCATCGAGATCCTCGACCGGGCGTACCGGGGGGAACTGTGA
- a CDS encoding FAD-binding oxidoreductase: MTASISLAADLTRALGPRKVLSNLSERLNYRYDAIQFGATPLAVVLPESTEDVVAAVRAARAAGVPIVGRGAASGLSGGAAPLEPGLVISFTRMTRLTIHPERREATAQAGVVTLAVTEAARPHGLIYPPDPASFRTSTIGGNLAENAGGPMCFKYGVSGDYVRALEFVDADGEVHHLTRDVFDLAGLLIGSEGTLGLITEATLRLIPPPKFTRTLMAHFPEVGACAEAVSRAIAAGAVPSKLEFMDRACTNAVEDYLHLGLPRDAEAVLLVDTDGEDLDTVQDELQLVEDACVASGGTVRRAATDDEGAQLWRARRSVSPALGRIRPQRMNEDIVVPRSALPDVVREIRALGDASPFRLVQFGHIGDGNLHPNILFDPRTEDAHAVHELAHRIALVAIRHGGVLSGEHGIGSMKRDFMTDAVDPDTMQALRGVKRALDPGGALNPGKILPAEGVDG, from the coding sequence ATGACCGCTTCGATTTCACTCGCGGCTGACCTGACCCGCGCGCTGGGGCCGCGCAAGGTGCTGTCGAACCTGTCCGAGCGGCTGAACTACCGCTACGACGCGATTCAGTTCGGGGCGACGCCGCTGGCGGTCGTGCTGCCCGAGAGCACCGAGGACGTCGTGGCGGCGGTGCGGGCGGCGCGGGCGGCGGGCGTGCCCATCGTGGGGCGAGGCGCGGCGAGTGGTCTGTCGGGCGGCGCGGCCCCACTGGAGCCGGGGCTGGTGATCTCGTTCACGCGCATGACCCGCCTGACCATTCACCCCGAGCGGCGCGAGGCGACCGCGCAGGCGGGCGTGGTCACGCTGGCCGTGACCGAGGCCGCGAGGCCGCACGGGCTGATCTACCCGCCGGATCCGGCGAGTTTCCGCACGAGTACCATCGGCGGGAACCTCGCGGAGAACGCGGGCGGCCCGATGTGCTTCAAGTACGGCGTGAGCGGCGATTACGTCCGCGCGCTGGAATTCGTGGACGCGGACGGCGAGGTGCACCACCTGACCCGCGATGTGTTCGACCTGGCGGGCCTGCTGATCGGTTCCGAGGGCACGCTGGGTCTGATCACCGAGGCGACGCTGCGCCTGATCCCCCCGCCGAAATTCACGCGGACGCTGATGGCGCACTTCCCGGAGGTCGGCGCGTGCGCCGAGGCGGTCAGCCGCGCCATCGCGGCGGGCGCGGTGCCCAGCAAACTGGAATTCATGGACCGCGCCTGCACGAACGCCGTCGAGGACTACCTGCACCTCGGCCTGCCCCGCGACGCGGAGGCGGTGCTGCTGGTGGACACCGACGGCGAGGATCTGGACACCGTGCAGGACGAGCTGCAGCTGGTCGAGGACGCCTGCGTGGCATCGGGCGGGACGGTGCGCCGCGCCGCGACGGACGACGAGGGCGCGCAGCTGTGGCGCGCGCGGCGCTCGGTGTCCCCCGCGCTGGGCCGCATCCGCCCGCAGCGCATGAACGAGGACATCGTCGTGCCCAGATCGGCCCTGCCGGACGTGGTCCGCGAGATCCGCGCGCTGGGCGACGCCAGTCCCTTCCGGCTGGTGCAGTTCGGGCACATCGGGGACGGGAACCTGCACCCGAACATCCTGTTCGACCCCCGCACCGAGGATGCGCACGCCGTGCACGAGCTGGCGCACCGGATCGCGCTGGTCGCCATCCGCCATGGCGGGGTCCTCAGCGGCGAGCACGGCATCGGCAGCATGAAACGCGACTTCATGACCGACGCCGTCGACCCCGACACCATGCAGGCCCTGCGCGGCGTGAAACGCGCCCTCGACCCGGGTGGCGCGCTGAACCCAGGCAAGATTCTTCCCGCGGAAGGAGTGGATGGTTGA
- a CDS encoding FAD-binding oxidoreductase, giving the protein MRRRRLMPILDLSPDDQTITLTGEVTLPEVYAALPAGLFPPFPNVNLPGGVGGLTLRGGFGQTFPFASDVLGVTFRAASGRVVRAGGRTVKNVQGYDLTRPFVGSFGVLGELLEVTLRLRPGLSVGHVVHPAPLGPTTARFTWAAPDGTHVMHFGHEREVRAVLGLPGAVPVVTPPDYAPLFPQGMGVGEGGALRDLRLGWQDGAAAPDAPALFRTLAANL; this is encoded by the coding sequence CTGCGCCGGAGGCGCCTCATGCCCATTCTTGACCTGTCTCCCGACGATCAGACGATCACCCTGACCGGCGAGGTCACGCTGCCCGAGGTGTACGCGGCGCTGCCCGCCGGGTTGTTCCCACCGTTCCCGAACGTGAACCTGCCGGGCGGCGTGGGCGGCCTGACCCTGAGGGGTGGTTTCGGGCAGACGTTCCCGTTCGCGTCGGACGTGCTGGGCGTGACCTTCCGCGCCGCGAGTGGCCGGGTGGTGCGCGCGGGGGGCCGCACCGTGAAGAACGTGCAGGGCTATGACCTGACCCGCCCTTTCGTTGGCAGTTTCGGCGTGCTGGGGGAACTGTTGGAGGTCACGTTGCGCCTGCGCCCCGGCCTGAGCGTCGGGCACGTGGTGCATCCCGCACCGCTGGGGCCCACCACGGCGCGCTTCACCTGGGCCGCGCCGGACGGCACGCACGTCATGCACTTCGGTCATGAACGCGAGGTCCGTGCGGTGCTGGGCCTCCCTGGCGCGGTTCCTGTCGTCACCCCACCCGATTACGCCCCGCTGTTCCCGCAGGGCATGGGCGTGGGGGAGGGCGGCGCGCTGCGTGACCTGCGCCTCGGCTGGCAGGACGGCGCGGCTGCCCCCGACGCTCCGGCGCTGTTCCGCACACTGGCCGCTAATCTCTAA
- the cpdB gene encoding 2',3'-cyclic-nucleotide 2'-phosphodiesterase, which translates to MLKQISLLTALMLGAASAQTVELRILETTDLHTAAKGYDYYQDKPTGEFGLEYTATLIAKARAEKVNTLLFDNGDLIQGNPLGDYAARVAPIKDGELHPMHQAMRSLKYDGATLGNHEFNYGLDYLDRVLKSAPMPYVNANVLNMDGSNKYTPYVIQRKLVRDTQGRPYYINVGVIGFTPPQIVNWDKAYLDGKVQVMDIVQSAQKFVPDMKARGADIIVALAHTGINSGAYTPGQEQAGAELTKVPGLDVILTGHSHLEFPGPAYKDVPGVNLAKGTINGKVVLMPGFWGNNLGVADLKLNFDRKTQKWTILDAQGGIRPIWDKAAKKSLVTADTTVAAAVEGAHQGTLGYVRGKVADLTAPINSYWALTQDDPSVQLVSNAQIAYVKAALSSTQYKDLPVLSAAAPFKAGGRAGVSYYTDIPAGTLAIKNVADLYVYPNTVQAVLVTGAQVQEWLERSAGQFKQIDPSKAEPQALVDETFPTYNFDVIDGVSYEIDVTQPNRYNSKGEVVNPNARRIKNLTFMGKPIDPAAQFVVATNNYRASGGGSFPGLNGKNIILQAPDETREALVKYFNEQKTVNPSADGNWKLTPIPGATLLYASSPTAQKYAPANATLVKTRDDGFAEYYIKY; encoded by the coding sequence GTGCTGAAACAAATCTCCCTGTTGACCGCGCTGATGCTCGGCGCTGCCAGCGCGCAGACCGTCGAACTGCGCATCCTCGAAACCACCGACCTTCACACCGCCGCCAAGGGCTACGACTACTACCAGGACAAGCCCACGGGCGAGTTCGGCCTGGAGTACACCGCCACGCTGATCGCCAAGGCCCGCGCCGAGAAGGTCAACACGCTGCTGTTCGACAACGGCGACCTGATCCAGGGCAACCCGCTCGGCGACTACGCCGCGCGCGTCGCACCCATCAAGGACGGCGAACTGCACCCCATGCACCAGGCCATGCGCTCCCTGAAGTACGACGGCGCCACCCTGGGCAACCACGAATTCAACTACGGCCTGGACTACCTCGACCGCGTGCTGAAGTCCGCGCCCATGCCGTACGTGAACGCCAACGTCCTGAACATGGACGGCAGCAACAAGTACACCCCCTACGTTATCCAGCGCAAACTGGTCCGTGACACCCAGGGCCGCCCGTACTACATCAACGTCGGCGTGATCGGCTTCACGCCCCCCCAGATCGTCAACTGGGACAAGGCGTACCTCGACGGCAAGGTGCAGGTCATGGACATCGTCCAGAGCGCCCAGAAGTTCGTGCCTGACATGAAAGCCAGGGGCGCTGACATCATCGTCGCGCTGGCCCACACCGGCATCAACAGCGGCGCGTACACCCCCGGCCAGGAACAGGCCGGTGCGGAACTCACCAAGGTTCCCGGCCTGGACGTGATCCTGACCGGCCACAGCCACCTGGAATTCCCCGGCCCGGCCTACAAGGACGTCCCCGGCGTGAACCTCGCCAAGGGCACCATCAACGGCAAGGTCGTCCTGATGCCCGGCTTCTGGGGCAACAACCTCGGCGTCGCCGACCTGAAACTGAACTTCGACCGCAAGACCCAGAAGTGGACCATCCTGGACGCGCAGGGCGGCATCCGCCCCATCTGGGACAAGGCCGCCAAGAAGAGCCTCGTGACCGCCGACACGACCGTCGCCGCCGCCGTCGAGGGCGCGCACCAGGGCACCCTGGGCTACGTGCGCGGCAAGGTCGCCGACCTGACTGCCCCCATCAACTCCTACTGGGCGCTGACGCAGGACGACCCCAGCGTGCAGCTCGTCAGCAACGCGCAGATCGCGTACGTGAAGGCCGCGCTGAGCAGCACCCAGTACAAGGACCTGCCCGTCCTGTCCGCCGCCGCGCCCTTCAAGGCCGGGGGCCGCGCGGGTGTCAGCTACTACACCGACATCCCCGCCGGGACGCTGGCGATCAAGAACGTCGCCGACCTGTACGTGTACCCGAACACCGTGCAGGCCGTGCTCGTGACCGGCGCGCAGGTGCAGGAGTGGCTGGAGCGCAGCGCCGGGCAGTTCAAGCAGATCGACCCGAGCAAGGCCGAGCCGCAGGCACTGGTGGACGAGACCTTCCCCACCTACAACTTCGACGTGATCGACGGCGTGAGCTACGAGATCGACGTGACCCAGCCCAACCGCTACAACAGCAAGGGCGAGGTCGTGAACCCGAACGCGCGCCGCATCAAGAACCTGACGTTCATGGGCAAGCCCATCGACCCGGCCGCGCAGTTCGTGGTCGCCACGAACAACTACCGCGCCTCGGGCGGCGGGTCGTTCCCCGGCCTGAACGGCAAGAACATCATCCTGCAGGCGCCCGACGAGACCCGCGAGGCCCTCGTGAAGTACTTCAACGAGCAGAAGACCGTCAACCCCAGCGCCGACGGCAACTGGAAGCTGACGCCCATCCCCGGCGCGACCCTGCTGTACGCCAGCAGCCCCACCGCGCAGAAGTACGCGCCCGCGAACGCCACACTGGTCAAGACCCGCGACGACGGCTTCGCCGAGTACTACATCAAGTACTGA
- a CDS encoding ABC transporter substrate-binding protein, with translation MKKVITLVSLSAAIAFSSNASAVTVTLACGAVGQELELCKAGAARWAKKTGNEVKIFESPNLTNDRLGLYQQQLAAKSSDIDVYQLDVVWPGLLAQHFVDLKGKVPAAEVNAHFKGIIDANTVNGKLVAMPWFTDAGLLYYRTDLLKKYGFTAAPKTWTELALMAKKIQTGEQKTNKAFTGFVWQGKNYEGLTCDALEWVVSFGGGTIVDATGKVTINNAQAAKALDTAASWIKTISPAGVTTYAEEEARGIFQSGNAAFMRNWPYAWALGQGDDSKVKGKIGVAPLPSGGSRNAATLGGWQLGVSSYSKNQAAAIDLVRYLAGPAEQKIRAIEGAYNPTIQSLYKDKDVLAKNPFFGSLYSVFTSAVARPSGPTKGKYNQVSQAFSTAVSDVLNGKMKGQAAVAKLAGDLNRIKGRGW, from the coding sequence ATGAAGAAAGTCATCACACTCGTCAGCCTCAGCGCCGCCATCGCCTTCAGCAGCAACGCCAGCGCCGTCACCGTCACCCTCGCCTGCGGCGCCGTGGGCCAGGAACTCGAACTCTGCAAGGCCGGCGCCGCCCGCTGGGCCAAGAAGACCGGCAACGAAGTCAAGATCTTCGAGAGCCCCAACCTCACCAACGACCGCCTCGGCCTGTACCAGCAGCAGCTCGCCGCCAAGAGCAGCGACATCGACGTGTACCAGCTCGACGTCGTCTGGCCCGGCCTGCTCGCCCAGCACTTCGTGGACCTGAAAGGCAAGGTGCCCGCCGCTGAAGTCAACGCGCACTTCAAGGGCATCATCGACGCCAACACCGTCAACGGCAAACTGGTCGCCATGCCCTGGTTCACCGACGCCGGCCTGCTGTACTACCGCACCGACCTCCTGAAGAAGTACGGCTTCACCGCCGCCCCCAAAACCTGGACCGAGCTGGCCCTGATGGCCAAGAAGATCCAGACCGGCGAGCAGAAGACCAACAAGGCCTTCACCGGCTTCGTCTGGCAGGGCAAGAACTACGAAGGCCTGACCTGCGACGCCCTGGAATGGGTCGTCAGCTTCGGCGGCGGCACCATCGTCGACGCCACCGGCAAGGTCACCATCAACAACGCCCAGGCCGCCAAGGCCCTGGACACCGCCGCCAGCTGGATCAAGACCATCAGCCCCGCCGGCGTCACCACCTACGCCGAGGAAGAAGCCCGCGGCATCTTCCAGTCCGGCAACGCCGCCTTCATGCGCAACTGGCCCTACGCCTGGGCGCTCGGCCAGGGTGACGACAGCAAGGTCAAGGGCAAGATCGGCGTCGCGCCCCTGCCCAGCGGCGGCAGCCGCAACGCCGCCACCCTCGGCGGCTGGCAGCTCGGCGTGAGCAGCTACAGCAAGAACCAGGCCGCCGCCATCGACCTCGTGCGCTACCTCGCCGGTCCCGCCGAGCAGAAGATCCGCGCGATCGAAGGGGCCTACAACCCCACCATCCAGAGCCTCTACAAGGACAAGGACGTGCTTGCCAAGAACCCCTTCTTCGGCAGCCTGTACAGCGTCTTCACCAGCGCCGTCGCCCGTCCCTCCGGCCCCACCAAGGGCAAGTACAACCAGGTCTCCCAGGCCTTCAGCACCGCCGTCAGCGACGTCCTGAACGGCAAGATGAAAGGCCAGGCGGCCGTCGCCAAACTCGCGGGCGACCTGAACCGCATCAAGGGCCGCGGCTGGTAA
- a CDS encoding carbohydrate ABC transporter permease — translation MTVNPTAPTRPVRTRGIEAARARQAIWLLLPTLIAIALVAGYPLYRTIYFSLFEANLTTPDQRTFIGMGNFWFTTEDGVALGFLQDPKWWGAVKNTLLFTVVSVTLETIFGMIIALVVNSTFKGRGILRTAMLVPWAIPTVVSAQMWSYLYNDTFGLIGRGLLGGQALLANTDSAIWALIAVDVWKTTSFMALLILAGLQSLPSDMYEAADMDGASKWTQFWRLTLPLLRPALLVALVFRSLDALRVFDIMSVMLGNVNAAATSMTGYARQALIDNSLLGYGSAVSVAIFVIIMVIVVIYVTAFRVKFD, via the coding sequence ATGACCGTGAACCCCACCGCGCCCACCCGGCCCGTCCGCACCCGCGGCATCGAAGCCGCCCGCGCCCGGCAGGCCATCTGGCTGCTGCTGCCCACCCTGATCGCCATCGCCCTGGTCGCCGGCTACCCGCTGTACCGCACCATCTACTTCTCGCTGTTCGAGGCGAACCTCACCACGCCCGACCAGCGGACCTTCATCGGCATGGGGAACTTCTGGTTCACCACCGAGGACGGCGTCGCCCTGGGCTTCCTGCAGGACCCCAAATGGTGGGGCGCCGTGAAGAACACCCTGCTGTTCACCGTCGTGTCCGTCACGCTGGAAACCATCTTCGGCATGATCATCGCGCTGGTCGTGAACAGCACCTTCAAGGGCCGCGGGATTCTCCGCACCGCCATGCTGGTCCCCTGGGCGATCCCCACCGTCGTGTCCGCGCAGATGTGGTCGTACCTGTACAACGACACCTTCGGCCTGATCGGCCGCGGCCTGCTCGGCGGCCAGGCGCTGCTCGCCAACACCGACAGCGCCATCTGGGCCCTGATCGCCGTGGACGTCTGGAAGACCACCAGCTTCATGGCGCTGCTGATCCTCGCGGGCCTGCAGAGCCTCCCCAGCGACATGTACGAGGCGGCCGACATGGACGGCGCGAGCAAATGGACGCAGTTCTGGCGCCTGACCCTCCCGCTGCTGCGCCCCGCGCTGCTCGTCGCGCTGGTCTTCCGCAGCCTGGACGCCCTACGCGTGTTCGACATCATGTCCGTGATGCTCGGCAACGTGAACGCCGCCGCGACCAGCATGACCGGCTACGCCCGGCAGGCCCTGATCGACAACTCGCTGCTCGGCTACGGCAGCGCCGTCAGTGTGGCGATCTTCGTGATCATCATGGTCATCGTCGTCATCTACGTCACCGCGTTCCGCGTGAAATTCGACTGA
- a CDS encoding carbohydrate ABC transporter permease: MNLKTKNPALYYLQRAAFYLLVLVIAFYLLAPFFWAVLTSLRSPGDLFLQPAQFIAAETTFQNYTQVFANPNFQRGLLYSLIVAVGSVLISLLIGSFAAYALGRFRFKGKQIIMYVILAVSVFPQIAVLSGLYTLISALGLYNNPVGLILTYLIFTIPFTVWVLTSFVRDIPGELEEAALVDGASPLQTLFLVLFPVMMPALVTTGLLAFINAWNEYLFALTFTSTNRTVPVVIANYSGATQFDQPWGQIMAASIVVTIPLIILVLVFQRNIVSGLTAGAVKG; encoded by the coding sequence ATGAACCTGAAGACCAAGAACCCGGCCCTGTACTACCTGCAACGCGCGGCCTTCTACCTGCTCGTGCTGGTCATCGCCTTCTACCTGCTCGCCCCGTTCTTCTGGGCGGTCCTGACCAGCCTGCGCTCCCCCGGCGACCTGTTCCTGCAACCCGCGCAGTTCATCGCCGCCGAGACCACCTTCCAGAACTACACCCAGGTGTTCGCCAACCCGAACTTCCAGCGCGGCCTGCTGTACTCCCTGATCGTCGCCGTCGGCTCGGTCCTGATCAGCCTGCTGATCGGCTCGTTCGCCGCTTACGCCCTGGGCCGCTTCCGCTTCAAGGGCAAGCAGATCATCATGTACGTCATCCTGGCCGTCAGCGTCTTCCCGCAGATCGCCGTGCTGTCGGGCCTGTACACCCTGATCAGCGCCCTGGGCCTGTACAACAACCCCGTCGGCCTGATCCTCACGTACCTGATCTTCACCATCCCCTTCACCGTGTGGGTGCTGACCAGCTTCGTGCGCGACATTCCCGGCGAACTGGAAGAGGCGGCCCTGGTGGACGGCGCCAGTCCCCTCCAGACGCTGTTCCTCGTGCTGTTCCCCGTCATGATGCCCGCCCTGGTCACCACCGGCCTGCTGGCGTTCATCAACGCGTGGAACGAGTACCTGTTCGCCCTGACCTTCACCAGCACCAACCGCACCGTGCCGGTCGTGATCGCCAACTACTCCGGCGCCACGCAGTTCGACCAGCCGTGGGGTCAGATCATGGCCGCCAGCATCGTCGTGACCATCCCCCTGATCATCCTGGTGCTCGTGTTCCAGCGCAACATCGTGTCCGGCCTGACCGCCGGAGCCGTCAAAGGCTGA
- a CDS encoding DUF2252 domain-containing protein produces MHDPFFAVPLPGRDERRARGRALRGTLSRRDHALFTAPGPRPEQVLSALRAGTDGCMTHLIPLRFGRMVASPFAFFRGTAALMAADLAGTPVTGERVQASGDAHCANFGAFATGERNLVFDLNDFDETLRAPWEWDVRRLAASLVLAGREAGHSEADAAYAARSAARAYRLHVREYAGQPHLDVWYDRIDASEALADMAADARDHGRAMFAKASTRTHLHTLKKLAVRTPGGWRLRDDPPLLVHTPDPQAEVMLAGVRANYLDSVAPDRRELLSRYHLADWALKVTGVGSCGRRVLVLLLVADGDDVLFLQVKEARPSVLEPFAGPTLARNAAHRIVRGQQLMQAAADPFLGWSAGDGFCGYVRQLRDQKGRFDLQSVSPRTLEEIAELCGWALARAHARTGDAVALGAYLGRRETFDQAVAAFAVAYADQAERDHAALTQAIVRGDLEAEAEPVA; encoded by the coding sequence ATGCATGATCCTTTTTTTGCGGTGCCGTTGCCGGGCCGGGACGAGAGGCGGGCGCGGGGGCGCGCGCTGCGCGGCACGCTGTCCCGGCGGGACCACGCGCTGTTCACGGCGCCCGGACCGCGACCTGAACAGGTGCTGAGCGCCCTGCGCGCGGGGACGGACGGCTGCATGACGCACCTGATCCCGCTGCGGTTCGGGCGGATGGTGGCCAGTCCGTTCGCGTTCTTCCGGGGGACGGCGGCACTCATGGCGGCCGATCTGGCGGGCACGCCGGTGACGGGCGAGCGGGTGCAGGCCAGCGGGGACGCCCACTGCGCGAACTTCGGGGCGTTCGCGACCGGCGAGCGGAATCTGGTGTTCGACCTGAACGATTTCGACGAGACGCTGCGGGCACCCTGGGAGTGGGACGTGCGGCGGCTGGCGGCCAGTCTGGTGCTGGCCGGGCGTGAGGCGGGGCACAGCGAGGCGGACGCCGCGTATGCCGCTCGCAGCGCGGCGCGGGCGTACCGCCTGCATGTCCGCGAGTACGCGGGGCAGCCTCACCTGGACGTCTGGTACGACCGCATCGACGCGTCTGAGGCGCTGGCGGACATGGCGGCCGACGCGCGGGATCACGGCCGGGCGATGTTCGCGAAGGCCAGTACCCGCACGCACCTTCACACCCTGAAGAAGCTGGCGGTGCGGACGCCGGGCGGCTGGCGTCTGCGGGACGATCCGCCTCTGCTGGTGCACACGCCTGACCCGCAGGCGGAGGTCATGCTGGCGGGCGTGCGGGCGAACTACCTGGACAGCGTCGCGCCGGACCGCCGGGAGCTGCTGTCGCGCTACCACCTGGCGGACTGGGCGTTGAAGGTCACGGGTGTCGGCAGTTGCGGGCGGCGGGTGCTGGTCCTGCTGCTGGTCGCCGATGGGGACGACGTGCTGTTCCTGCAGGTGAAGGAGGCGCGGCCGAGCGTGCTGGAGCCGTTCGCCGGGCCGACCTTGGCGCGCAACGCGGCGCACCGGATCGTGCGGGGCCAGCAGCTGATGCAGGCGGCGGCCGATCCGTTCCTGGGCTGGTCGGCGGGCGACGGGTTCTGCGGTTACGTGCGGCAGCTGCGGGACCAGAAGGGCCGCTTCGACCTGCAGTCGGTCTCGCCGCGCACGCTGGAGGAGATCGCCGAGCTGTGCGGCTGGGCGCTGGCCCGCGCGCACGCCCGCACGGGGGACGCGGTGGCGCTGGGCGCGTACCTGGGCCGCCGTGAGACCTTCGATCAGGCGGTGGCGGCCTTCGCGGTGGCGTACGCCGATCAGGCCGAGCGGGATCACGCCGCGCTGACCCAGGCGATCGTGCGGGGTGACCTGGAGGCGGAGGCCGAACCTGTGGCGTGA